One window from the genome of Terrimicrobium sacchariphilum encodes:
- a CDS encoding response regulator translates to MSNILVIDDEPQIRRLVRLVLEGVGHKVREATTGQDGLVEAASRQPDAIILDLGLPDLDGVTVLRRLREWTLLPVLILSVRDAEEDKVQALDAGADDYVTKPFSSAELLARLRVVLRRATPANDPVLECGPLRIDAAARLAWVHGEELSLSATEYSLLRELARHAGKIVTHKHLLATVWGPNATSQSQYLRVYVSHLRKKLTERGFPAEGLRTETGIGYRLQVPMEEGR, encoded by the coding sequence ATGAGCAACATCCTCGTCATCGACGACGAACCGCAGATCCGGCGACTCGTTCGCCTCGTGCTGGAAGGCGTCGGCCACAAGGTCCGGGAAGCAACGACCGGGCAGGATGGTCTGGTGGAGGCTGCATCGCGGCAGCCCGATGCGATCATTCTCGATCTTGGCCTGCCCGACCTTGATGGCGTCACCGTGTTGCGCCGCCTGCGCGAGTGGACTCTGCTGCCCGTATTGATTCTCTCCGTGCGCGATGCGGAAGAGGACAAGGTGCAGGCGCTCGACGCCGGGGCGGATGATTATGTGACGAAGCCCTTCAGCAGTGCGGAACTGCTCGCCCGTCTGCGCGTGGTCTTGCGCCGAGCGACACCCGCCAATGATCCCGTGCTGGAATGCGGTCCGCTGCGCATCGACGCAGCCGCCCGCCTCGCGTGGGTGCATGGCGAGGAGCTTTCCCTCTCCGCCACGGAATACTCGCTGCTCCGCGAACTCGCGCGACACGCGGGAAAAATCGTCACGCATAAGCATCTGCTCGCCACGGTATGGGGACCCAACGCAACCTCGCAGAGCCAGTACCTGCGCGTCTACGTGAGCCACCTGCGCAAGAAGCTCACGGAGCGCGGCTTCCCGGCGGAAGGTTTGCGCACGGAAACCGGCATCGGATATCGCCTGCAAGTGCCGATGGAAGAAGGTCGCTGA
- the nrdR gene encoding transcriptional regulator NrdR has translation MRCPKCGSLEDKVIDSRLSKDGASIRRRRECLDCETRYTTYEEIERIELRAIKRDGRHEPFDRHKLKTSLVKACEKRPIGLDLIEKAVEDIMQELEAEQKREIPTREIGAKVMERLHLLDPIAYVRYASVYRQFQEIGDFIEEIQSFEKRAVRTQAQPELFKA, from the coding sequence ATGCGTTGTCCCAAATGCGGCTCACTCGAAGATAAAGTGATCGATTCCCGGCTGTCGAAAGACGGTGCGAGCATTCGACGCCGTCGCGAGTGCCTTGATTGCGAGACACGCTACACGACGTACGAGGAAATCGAGCGCATTGAATTGCGCGCCATCAAGCGCGATGGCCGCCACGAGCCTTTCGACCGTCACAAGCTGAAAACCAGCTTGGTCAAAGCGTGCGAAAAGCGGCCCATCGGACTCGATCTCATCGAAAAGGCCGTGGAGGACATCATGCAGGAGCTGGAGGCCGAGCAGAAACGAGAAATCCCCACTCGCGAGATTGGCGCGAAGGTGATGGAGCGTCTGCACCTCCTCGATCCCATCGCCTATGTGCGATACGCATCCGTTTACCGGCAGTTTCAGGAGATCGGGGATTTCATCGAGGAAATCCAGAGCTTCGAAAAACGCGCCGTTCGCACCCAGGCACAGCCCGAACTTTTCAAGGCATGA